One stretch of Arachis duranensis cultivar V14167 chromosome 1, aradu.V14167.gnm2.J7QH, whole genome shotgun sequence DNA includes these proteins:
- the LOC107491775 gene encoding GDSL esterase/lipase At5g62930-like, with the protein MLIVLITPPPFYEERRHEYLKSLLGENAPKLSERTNEVTGQYARACIETAKEMGVMSVDLWSKMQETDDWQNKFLIDGLHLTTEGNAIVYQEVIKVFNEAGLSADNMPFDFPNHSDIDAKNPEEAFQQKCFLMSHCGFVRDL; encoded by the exons ATGCTTATTGTGCTCATTACTCCACCTCCATTTTATGAGGAACGGCGCCATGAATATCTAAA ATCTTTACTTGGTGAGAATGCACCGAAATTGTCAGAAAGAACAAACGAAGTTACTGGTCAATATGCAAGGGCTTGTATTGAGACAGCCAAGGAAATGGGCGTGATGTCTGTTGATCTATGGTCCAAGATGCAAGAAACAGATGACTGGCAAAacaaatttttgat TGATGGGTTGCACCTGACAACGGAAGGGAACGCTATAGTGTACCAAGAAGTGATAAAGGTTTTCAATGAAGCAGGGCTTTCTGCTGATAACATGCCATTCGACTTCCCTAATCACTCGGACATTGATGCCAAGAATCCTGAGGAAGCTTTTCAGCAAAAATGCTTTTTGATGTCACATTGTGGTTttgttagggatctttga
- the LOC107492068 gene encoding uncharacterized protein LOC107492068, producing the protein MKFFPSSLTKNAFTWFSNLRPNSITTWNQLETAFHTQFYRGEMNVAVTDLVALKHEYGETIDDYLIRFKNGRSRCHVTLPGSEIVKIATMGLGFYMRWKLLNVHIPDLAHLAKKEEFDFETEVDLAELKKGPPYVCSLLKKLPSSEKSNDSKLKSGKKYSFDISKSDHIFDALFKDKQLVLPEGRTLLSVKDLKGKPYCKFHQATSHSTNSCVRFRDLIQEAIMEGRLKFDDGKKEMKVDVDPFKVDASYFEPCLGVNMVGMSYDFDVALDDFESHVRSVYPRTGDGLLDFLVQ; encoded by the exons atgaaattttttcctTCGTCATTGACGAAGAATGCATTTACTTGGTTTTCAAATCTTAGACCGAATTCGATCACAACATGGAATCAGTTAGAAACTGCTTTTCACACTCAGTTTTATCGAGGGGAAATGAACGTAGCAGTTACTGACCTAGTGGCTTTGAAACATGAATATGGTGAGACCATCGACGATTATTTAATACGTTTCAAAAATGGTAGAAGTAGATGCCACGTGACATTACCTGGGAGTGAAATAGTGAAAATAGCAACCATGGGGTTGGGGTTCTATATGCGCTGGAAATTGCTTAATGTGCATATTCCTGATCTGGCTCATTTGGCTAAAAAG GAGGAATTTGATTTCGAAACAGAAGTCGATTTGGCTGAACTTAAGAAAGGTCCTCCATATGTTTGCTCTTTACTGAAAAAACTTCCTAGTAGTGAAAAGTCGAATGATTCAAAACTTAAAAGTGGGAAGAAATATAGTTTTGATATCTCGAAATCTGATCATATTTTTGATGCGTTGTTTAAAGATAAACAATTAGTTTTGCCTGAGGGGAGAACTTTACTTTCCgtaaaagatttaaaaggaaAGCCTTACTGTAAATTTCATCAAGCAACAAGTCATTCGACTAACAGTTGTGTCCGTTTTAGGGATTTGATTCAAGAAGCAATCATGGAAGGACGATTGAAATTTGATGATGGCAAGAAGGAAATGAAGGTTGATGTTGATCCCTTCAAAGTCGATGCTAGTTATTTTGAACCTTGCTTGGGGGTGAACATGGTTGGCATGTCTTATGATTTCGATGTGGCTCTTGATGATTTTGAGTCACATGTGAGATCTGTCTATCCTAGAACGGGAGATGGCTTGCTAGATTTCTTGGTTCAGTAA
- the LOC107491749 gene encoding probable inactive poly [ADP-ribose] polymerase SRO5: MERRTYDDSANLASEISISDYASGDEDSSVSDCESSVSGDARNMFDERFVRLSEGDKARDLVQTRLVKGLASCGLKSNVVSVHRNAWRSVMAKARVQCFQIFARAVAKLRGGDPNVKYAWYGASSKEEVEDIIEHGFGGKMPLRDGLRLSPDDSPLKSVKSCGVDKDGVRHVILCRVILGRVEMVPRGSDPCGSSSEDYDSGMDGSFSSPEGYVIWSQRVNTHVLPEFVISFKLHPSKGNVRIEEPLKPSSPWMPFPALISVLSKILPSSDIALISKFHKDYKENKISRHQLIQKVRVIVGDKLLVAAIKSFREKKIPASFKHARSWQPENHLGGQNTVSFMNCVSGLKEGRNTERDIRPY; this comes from the exons ATGGAGAGACGGACTTACGATGACTCCGCGAATTTGGCGTCGGAGATCTCAATTTCAGATTACGCCAGCGGCGACGAAGACTCCTCGGTTTCAGATTGCGAGAGCAGCGTCTCCGGTGATGCACGCAACATGTTCGATGAAAGGTTCGTGAGACTCTCCGAAGGAGACAAGGCTCGCGACCTCGTTCAGACCAGATTAGTTAAGGGACTAGCATCGTGCGGGTTGAAATCCAACGTCGTTTCGGTTCACAGAAATGCGTGGCGTTCTGTAATGGCGAAGGCGCGTGTTCAGTGCTTCCAGATCTTCGCGCGTGCCGTTGCGAAATTGCGTGGCGGCGATCCCAACGTGAAGTATGCATGGTATGGTGCTTCGAGCAAGGAAGAGGTTGAAGACATTATTGAGCACGGTTTCGGTGGGAAGATGCCTCTCCGTGACGGACTTCGTCTTTCGCCGGATGATTCTCCTCTCAAAAG TGTGAAAAGCTGTGGCGTTGACAAAGATGGTGTGAGGCATGTGATTCTGTGCCGCGTTATCTTGGGGAGAGTGGAGATGGTGCCACGTGGCTCCGATCCATGCGGTTCAAGTTCGGAAGATTATGATTCCGGTATGGACGGCAGCTTCTCATCTCCCGAGGGGTACGTCATTTGGAGTCAACGGGTCAACACGCATGTCTTGCCTGAATTCGTTATAAGCTTTAAACTTCATCCCTCAAAAG GTAATGTGAGGATTGAAGAGCCTTTGAAACCTTCTTCCCCTTGGATGCCATTCCCCGCTCTGATTTCTGTGCTTTCTAAGATTTTGCCTTCCTCTGATATTGCCTTGATTTCCAAGTTTCACAAAGATTATAAA gaaaataaaatttcacGGCATCAATTGATACAGAAAGTAAGAGTAATAGTAGGAGACAAACTGCTCGTTGCGGCCATCAAATCTTTTAGGGAGAAG AAAATACCTGCAAGCTTTAAACATGCAAGGTCATGGCAACCGGAAAACCATCTTGGTGGACAGAATACGGTGTCTTTTATGAACTGTGTTAGTGGATTGAAGGAAGGGAGGAATACAGAACGTGATATAAGGCCTTACTAA